DNA sequence from the Amycolatopsis sp. Hca4 genome:
GCTCGCACGGCTGGCCGAGGCGGGCGCCGAGGGCGTCATCTACGGCTGCACCGAGATCGAGCTGCTGGTCGGCCCGGAGGACAGCCCGGTGCCGACCTTCCCGACGACCCGCCTGCACGCCGAAGCGGCGGTGGACTACGCGCTGGGCACCACCTCGCTGCCCCGGCCGCCCACGTGAGCCTCGTGCTGCGCGACGCACTGCCGCCAGAGCCGCTCGCGCTCCTCCGCCGTGAACAGGGCCGCCGGGATGCCGAAGACGTCACCCGCGGCCGCCCACCAGTCGCCCGGTGAGCCGATCAGCTCCTTGGCGCCGTGCCTGTCCAGGGTGAGCGCGCGCAGGCTGTCCACCCCCGCTTCGTCCCGCCGCTGGACCACGCAGACCCGCACGAACCCGGACTCGGGCGCGCTCGAGAGCCAGGCGTGCTTCTCCGCGAAGTCCGCCATCTCCGCGACGCCGGGCGCGAAGTCCATGCCGGTGAAGCTGGCCGAAGGGTCGTGGTCGAACCGCCAGCCGCCCGGCGCCACCTCCGACGGCCGCAGCCGGTAGGTGTGCGGGCCCTGCACGTAGGTGCCTTCCCGGAGAGGGAGCGGCTCGTGCGGGCCGTCGCCGAGCCCCACGTCGACCAGCCACGCCTGCTCCGGGGCTTCCGGCAGCCCGGAGACGGTCAGCGCCAGGTGGTTCCGGTCGACGTTCGGCGCGTCCGCCGTGCTGCCCTGCACCCCGCCCAGGTGCCGGGTGACGCGGTAGCCGAGCGCCGCCAGCAACGCCGAGAACGCCCCGTTCAGGAGGTAGCAGTACCCGCCGCGACCCTGCCGGATCCGCGCCAGCGACGCCGACGGCTCGAGCGGGGTCGGCCGCCCGAGCTGCACCTCCAGTGCCTCGTACGGCACGCGTTCGACGTGCGCCGCGTGCAGCCGCCGCAGCGCGTCGAGGCCCGGCGGTTCGGGATCGAGGCCGAGCCGCGCGAGATAACCGATGACGTCCATGCCCGACAAGCTAGCGGCGACCACCGACAAAACCCGCGGATCAGGGATTTCACCCGAGGTGGAGCGGCGGTGGCCCGCCTAGCCTCGAAGACGTGAGCACCTTGCAACCCGCCCCGGGAACCGACGCCGCCAAGCGCGTGCTACCGCCGAAGCCGGCGGCGGCCGCGATCGTCGCGCTGTCGTTCACCCTGCTGCTGTACCTGGTCGAGCTGGTCGACGTCATCCTCCCGGCCGATCTGGACCAGGGCGGCATCCATTCGCGGTCGCTGTCCGGCCTCGACGGCGTGCTGTTCGCGCCGGTCCTGCACGCCGGCTGGTCGCACCTGTTCGCGAACACCGTCCCGGTGCTGCTGTTCTCCTTCCTCGCGATGGCCGCCGGAATCGGCCGGTTCGCGCTGGTCACGGCCATCATCTGGGTGGTCTCCGGGCTCGGTGTGTGGCTGGTCGGGCCGTCTCAGGGCGTCACGGTCGGCGCGTCCGGACTGGCCTTCGGCTGGCTCGCCTACCTGCTGGTCCGCGGCCTGTTCAACCGCGCGGCCGGCCAGATCGTGGTCGCCGTCGTCCTGCTCGGCGTGTGGAGCGGCATGCTGGCCGGGCTGCTGCCGGGCAACCCGGGCGTCTCCTGGCAGGGCCACCTCTTCGGGGCGCTGGCCGGCGTCATGGCGGCCTGGCTGACCACCCGGCCGTCCCGCAAGCCGGCCCCGGGTAACCTCGAAGCGTGACGTCTCCGCCCGCTGATGCCCCGATCGGTGTGTTCGATTCCGGCGTCGGCGGGCTGACGGTCGCACGGGCGATCCTCGAACAGCTGCCCGCCGAGCAGCTCCGCTACGTCGGTGACACGGCGCACAACCCGTACGGCCCGCTCCCGATCGCCACCGCCCGCAGCTACGCCCTCGCGGCGCTCGACGAGCTGGTGGAGAGCGGGGTGAAGGCGCTGGTGATCGCCTGCAACACGGCGTCCGCGGCCTGCCTGCGCGACGCGCGGGAGCGCTACGACGTCCCGGTCATCGAGGTCGTCCTGCCCGCCGCGCGCCGCGCCGTCGTGGCGACGCACACCGGGCGCGTCGGCGTGATCGGCACCGAGGGCACCGTGCGCTCGCGGGCCTACGAAGACGCCTTCGCCGCGGCGCCGGACATCATCCTCACCAGCGTCGCGTGCCCGCGGTTCGTCGACTTCGTCGAGCGCGGGATCACCACCGGGCGCCAGGTGCTCGGGCTGGCGCAGGGCTACCTGCAGCCGCTGCTCGACGCCCAGGTCGACACGCTGGTGCTCGGCTGCACGCACTACCCGCTGCTGCAGGGCGTGCTGCAGATCGTGATGGGCCAGGAAGTGACCCTGGTGAGCAGCGCCGAGGAGACCGCCAAGGACCTCGTCCGCGTGCTGACCGAGCGGGACGAGCTGACCACCCGGGAAACCCCGCCGCGGCACGAGTTCCTCGCCACCGGCTCGGCCGAGCCGTTCACCCGGCTCGCCCAGCGGTTCATGGGGTTCGCGCCGGGTGTCCTCGCTCCCACCACCGCGTGATCGCGGTGGTGGGCGCTTAGGGTGTCGTCGTGCGACTGACCATCCTCGGGTGCTCCGGCAGCATCCCCGGGCCGAACACCGCCGCGTCCGGTTACCTCATCGAGGCGGAGGGCTTCCTGCTCGGCCTCGAACTCGGCAACGGCACCCTCGCGCAGCTGCAGGCCGTGGCCGACCCGTTCGACCTGGACGCGCTCGTGCTCACGCACCTGCACCCCGACCACTGCGCCGACGTCAGCGCACTCACCGTCCTGCGGCGCTACCACCCGGCGCCGCCGTACCCGGCGCGCCCGCGGCTGCTGCCGCTGTACGCCCCGCCGGACGCGCCGGGCCGGCTGGCCAACGCGTATGCGCCCAACGAGACCGAGCGGGCGGTCACGGACCTGTCCGACGTCTACGACTTCCGCCCGCTGCGGCCGGAGCCGTTCCGGCTCGGGCCGTTCGAGGTCCTCGCGGTCGAGGTCGATCACCCGACCCCGGCGTACGGGCTGCGGATCTCCTACGGGGGCCGGATCTTCGCGTTCACCGGCGACACCGGGCCGTGCCGGGCGCTGAACGAGCTCGCCGACGGCGTCGACCTGCTGCTCGCCGAGGCGTCCTGGACGGACTCGGCGGAGCGGCCGGCCGGCGTCCACCTGTCCGGCAAGCAGGCGGGTGAGCTGGCGCGCGACGCCGGTGTCGGTCGGTTGCTGCTGACGCACATCGCGCCGTGGACGGACGCCGGAGCGGTGCTGGCCGAGGCGTCGGCGGCGTTCCCGGGTGCGGAGGTCGTCAAGCAGGGTGCCGTCTACGACGTCTGAGCGGGCGGTCATAGAGTGCACCTGTGGCTCGTAAAGATGGCAGGAACGACGACCAGCTCCGCGACATCAAGATCACCCGGGGATTCCAGCAGTGGCCGGCGGGGTCGGTGCTGATCGAATTCGGCAACACGCGCGTGCTGTGCGCGGCGAGCGTCACCGAAGGCGTGCCGCGCTGGCGGGCCGGCTCCGGCCTCGGCTGGGTGACGGCGGAGTACGCGATGCTGCCGTCCGCGACCAACACGCGCAGTGACCGCGAGTCGGTGAAGGGCCGGATCGGCGGCCGCACGCACGAGATCTCCCGGCTGATCGGCCGGTCCCTGCGGGCCTGCATCGACCTGGCGGCGCTGGGCGAGAACACGATCGTCATCGACTGCGACGTCATCCAGGCCGACGGCGGCACCCGCACGGCCGCGGTGACGGGCGGTTACGTGGCACTGGCGGACGCGATCACCTGGCTGGGCGCGGCGAACCGGTTGAACGACCCGCAGCCGCTGTCGTCCTCGGTGGCGGCGGTGAGCGTGGGTGTGGTCGACGGCCGCGTCCGGCTGGACCTGCCGTACGAGGAGGACTCGCGAGCCGAGGTCGACATGAACGTGGTGGCCACGGACGCGGGCACGCTGATCGAGGTCCAGGGCACCGGCGAGGGCGCGACGTTCGCGAGGTCCACTTTGGACACGATGCTGGACGTGGCGCTGGCGGGCTGCGCGGAACTGACCCGGCTGCAGAACGAGGCGCTGGCGCTGCCGTACCCGGGCGAGCTGCCGGAGCCGCGTCCGGACAAGAAGAAGGGCTCGAAGTGACGAAGCTGCTCCTGGCGACGCGCAACGCGAAGAAGCTCGGCGAACTGCGCCGGATCGTTGCGGCGGAAGGGCTTTCCGGGCTCGAGATCCTCGGTCTTGCCGACGTGCCTCCGTTCCCGGAGGCGCCCGAGACGGCGCCGGACTTCGAGGGCAACGCGGTCGCTAAGGCTCGCGACGCCGTTGCCGCGACGGGATTGCCTTCCATCGCGGATGACTCGGGGATCGCTGTCGACGCGCTGAACGGGATGCCGGGGGTGCTGTCGGCCCGGTGGTCCGGGCGGCACGGGGACGACGAGGCGAACCTGGATCTGGTGCTGGGGCAGCTGTCGGACGTGCCGGACGAGCGGCGCGGGGCGCAGTTCGTGTGTGTGGCGGCGCTGGTGTTGCCATCGGGCGAGGAGACGGTGGTCCGCGGCGAGTGGCGGGGGACGCTGGTTCGGTCGCGGCGTGGGACGAATGGGTTCGGGTACGACCCGATCTTCCAGCCGGATGGGGAGTCGCGGACGTCGGCGGAGATGTCGCCGGGGGAGAAGGACGCGGTTTCGCATCGAGGGCTGGCTTTGCGGGCTTTGGTGCCTGCGTTGCGGGAGCTGGGTTAGCGGAGTTTGACGCCGGGGCCGAGCTTTTCGGTGCCGATGAGCTCGGTGTCGATTACCTCGATGGTCAGTTTCAGGTCAGCCAACGCGCTGACATCGACGGGCGCGGTGAGCCCCTCGAACGAGATTTTTCTCAGCTGAGGAAGAGCAAGAGCGTCAACGTCGGCGACCGCCAATCCGTAGAGGTGAAGATCTGTTACGTTGGGGAAGCAGTTGAGGATAATTTCGCCGGTAATTGGCTCCTCCTGAACACTCGACTCGTCAAAAAGGAAAACTTGCGTCGGACTCGGGATCGGCGTTGAAGTAGAGATCGTTCGTGTCAGAGTTTCATCCAGGCTGAGCGTGCGTAGATTGTTCAGTGAAGCAAGCGGACTGAGGGTCTTGACTTGCCATAGTTTGTCAAGGGTCAGCCACGACAAACTGGTCAGTTCTCTGAATCCCTCGACGTGGGCCCACGGCGAGGTGCAGAAGAGGGCGAGATCCGCCAAGCTTTTGAGGTTCTTCAGGGTCTGTTCGCCGGTGAACTTGTGGGCGGAGAACAGACCGATGCTCGTGAGTTCAAGACTGCCGCTCAGTGGGCTGAGGTCAACGGTTGCTTCGTGGTGGAGATGGGCGTCGACGCTAAACAAATGGGGGAGGTTACCGAGCATGCCGAGGTCGTCGAGTGGCTCGGAGAATGGCAGGGAGACAATCACTCTTGTGGCAGTCTTCAAGTGGCGAACGAATGGCAGTAGGCGCGAGTTTCGGATTACGATTGCCCCATCGGCCAACGGTGAGTCGGCCAGCACCTCGGCTGCATAGTGCTCCGGGTCGAAGTACTGCCATGCCTCGGTCAACTGTTCCTGCACGACGAAGCGACGGTCCTGTGCGTAGTTGTGCAGAACTTTCAAGGCATCGGATCCCGCGGTTAGTGCTGCCGCTCGCACCGATGCTGCTGCTACCGCATCCGACAGCCCTTCCAAGCTCTCCGGCAGATAGCGCAGTACGCGGTGCCCGACCGACGCCAGTGATTGCGTCTCCCGCAGGCTTCGCGGCGGCACCAGCTTGTCCTTGATCACCGTCTCGACCCGCGCGAGAACCTCCGGATCCGCGTTGCTCACGGTCTCCAGGCATGCTGCCGCGAGCAAACGTAGGTGCCGGGCATGGCGGGGTTCCGCATCGGCTCGGTCCAGAATCCCACGCAGCAACGTCCCCGCCTGATGGTGCTTCGCGTGGCCACAGGCCATCACGAACGTTTCCCACCACGTATCCAGATGCGCCCGGTCGATCAACGTCTCGAGGTGGTCCTGTTCCGTCGCCTCATTCGCTGCCAAGCACTCCTGGAACGTCCGGTGGACGAAATCCACCCGGTTCCGCACCGGCTCACGCAGAACTCCGCTGCGCTCCAAAAGGTGATCCAGGACCTCAACAGGCGTCTGGTCGACATGCGGTAGCGAAGGCAAACGCCGGGCGACATGCGACAGCACCCGCTCTTTCGGCATCTCCACCTTCGAAGCCAGCGAAAGCCGCCAGGCCAGGTCGCCCAGCAAGATCTGCTTCTGGGCCTCCGTCAGGATCACGCCGATCCGCCGCTCGGCGTCGCGCAGGTGCAGCAGCATCGACAACGCCTTGCGGTACAGATCCATCCGGTCCCGCGGCAGCTCCGACCGGTGCGCCAGATTGAGAGCGCACAACATCGCGCACAGCAGCGGACTTGCCGCCAAAGTACGCAGGTGCGGCCGCGAATCGAGCTGGTTGAGCAGCCGGCGCTGGACCGCGGCCAGGTCCGTGTCCGGACGAACCTGGCCGCCCGCCGCGGCTGCCTTGTGCCAGCGGGCTACCAAGGCCTCGATGTCGTCCGCGCTCATCGGCTCCAGCAGGACGCAGCCGAAACCCTCCTGCGCCAGC
Encoded proteins:
- the murI gene encoding glutamate racemase, producing the protein MTSPPADAPIGVFDSGVGGLTVARAILEQLPAEQLRYVGDTAHNPYGPLPIATARSYALAALDELVESGVKALVIACNTASAACLRDARERYDVPVIEVVLPAARRAVVATHTGRVGVIGTEGTVRSRAYEDAFAAAPDIILTSVACPRFVDFVERGITTGRQVLGLAQGYLQPLLDAQVDTLVLGCTHYPLLQGVLQIVMGQEVTLVSSAEETAKDLVRVLTERDELTTRETPPRHEFLATGSAEPFTRLAQRFMGFAPGVLAPTTA
- a CDS encoding rhomboid family intramembrane serine protease, with product MSTLQPAPGTDAAKRVLPPKPAAAAIVALSFTLLLYLVELVDVILPADLDQGGIHSRSLSGLDGVLFAPVLHAGWSHLFANTVPVLLFSFLAMAAGIGRFALVTAIIWVVSGLGVWLVGPSQGVTVGASGLAFGWLAYLLVRGLFNRAAGQIVVAVVLLGVWSGMLAGLLPGNPGVSWQGHLFGALAGVMAAWLTTRPSRKPAPGNLEA
- the rph gene encoding ribonuclease PH, which translates into the protein MARKDGRNDDQLRDIKITRGFQQWPAGSVLIEFGNTRVLCAASVTEGVPRWRAGSGLGWVTAEYAMLPSATNTRSDRESVKGRIGGRTHEISRLIGRSLRACIDLAALGENTIVIDCDVIQADGGTRTAAVTGGYVALADAITWLGAANRLNDPQPLSSSVAAVSVGVVDGRVRLDLPYEEDSRAEVDMNVVATDAGTLIEVQGTGEGATFARSTLDTMLDVALAGCAELTRLQNEALALPYPGELPEPRPDKKKGSK
- the rdgB gene encoding RdgB/HAM1 family non-canonical purine NTP pyrophosphatase, translated to MTKLLLATRNAKKLGELRRIVAAEGLSGLEILGLADVPPFPEAPETAPDFEGNAVAKARDAVAATGLPSIADDSGIAVDALNGMPGVLSARWSGRHGDDEANLDLVLGQLSDVPDERRGAQFVCVAALVLPSGEETVVRGEWRGTLVRSRRGTNGFGYDPIFQPDGESRTSAEMSPGEKDAVSHRGLALRALVPALRELG
- a CDS encoding arylamine N-acetyltransferase, translating into MSGMDVIGYLARLGLDPEPPGLDALRRLHAAHVERVPYEALEVQLGRPTPLEPSASLARIRQGRGGYCYLLNGAFSALLAALGYRVTRHLGGVQGSTADAPNVDRNHLALTVSGLPEAPEQAWLVDVGLGDGPHEPLPLREGTYVQGPHTYRLRPSEVAPGGWRFDHDPSASFTGMDFAPGVAEMADFAEKHAWLSSAPESGFVRVCVVQRRDEAGVDSLRALTLDRHGAKELIGSPGDWWAAAGDVFGIPAALFTAEERERLWRQCVAQHEAHVGGRGSEVVPSA
- a CDS encoding MBL fold metallo-hydrolase, encoding MRLTILGCSGSIPGPNTAASGYLIEAEGFLLGLELGNGTLAQLQAVADPFDLDALVLTHLHPDHCADVSALTVLRRYHPAPPYPARPRLLPLYAPPDAPGRLANAYAPNETERAVTDLSDVYDFRPLRPEPFRLGPFEVLAVEVDHPTPAYGLRISYGGRIFAFTGDTGPCRALNELADGVDLLLAEASWTDSAERPAGVHLSGKQAGELARDAGVGRLLLTHIAPWTDAGAVLAEASAAFPGAEVVKQGAVYDV
- a CDS encoding NACHT domain-containing NTPase translates to MTSLEGPALKLGGQIASAAAKSWLQRRKAGVARSAELADLAAAELKGPLERRKLENLVQHIGTQVAEQLEPVLADRFPALPPNEIEAAFVAVSDALRKADLSDEALLAADADPEQLARKLRGNLATERLLAPQAAALYELALDQACRHLVQVVRHLPSFQPRALADVLARLSRQSDQLEELLARVPKTSLATPEGIDHDAEFEAAYLRQLAHDLDRLELLGLTMDDQPALPLTVAYLSLSVSSEGEPRRAERRMDELWFEKRQNRAGSANMRVETALSGATHVLVRGEAGSGKTTLLDWLAVTAARAGFTGKLSEWNGRVPFPIRLRSFAAEPLPRPEEFLAHIAPMLAPPEGWARRVLDSGRAMVLVDGVDEVGTGHRREVKSWLRKLSAAFPETLIVVTSRTAAADQRWLAQEGFGCVLLEPMSADDIEALVARWHKAAAAGGQVRPDTDLAAVQRRLLNQLDSRPHLRTLAASPLLCAMLCALNLAHRSELPRDRMDLYRKALSMLLHLRDAERRIGVILTEAQKQILLGDLAWRLSLASKVEMPKERVLSHVARRLPSLPHVDQTPVEVLDHLLERSGVLREPVRNRVDFVHRTFQECLAANEATEQDHLETLIDRAHLDTWWETFVMACGHAKHHQAGTLLRGILDRADAEPRHARHLRLLAAACLETVSNADPEVLARVETVIKDKLVPPRSLRETQSLASVGHRVLRYLPESLEGLSDAVAAASVRAAALTAGSDALKVLHNYAQDRRFVVQEQLTEAWQYFDPEHYAAEVLADSPLADGAIVIRNSRLLPFVRHLKTATRVIVSLPFSEPLDDLGMLGNLPHLFSVDAHLHHEATVDLSPLSGSLELTSIGLFSAHKFTGEQTLKNLKSLADLALFCTSPWAHVEGFRELTSLSWLTLDKLWQVKTLSPLASLNNLRTLSLDETLTRTISTSTPIPSPTQVFLFDESSVQEEPITGEIILNCFPNVTDLHLYGLAVADVDALALPQLRKISFEGLTAPVDVSALADLKLTIEVIDTELIGTEKLGPGVKLR